A segment of the Corylus avellana chromosome ca2, CavTom2PMs-1.0 genome:
GGAGACTTGCTCCCGGCACTAAGTCAATATAGTGCTGGATATCTCTCATGGGCGGCAGTCCTTCGGGCATCTCTTCAGGCATGATGTCTTGGAATTCTTCTAACATCGGTCGCATTATCTCAGGAACTTCTTGTGAGACGGAGCCCGGGGTTCCCTTGGTCACCAATGCTATGATGTCTCGGGCCTCCTTAACTTCTTCTATAAATTCTGATCCAGTGGATAGGAGGACCGGCTTTCCCTTAGAATAAGTAGAATTTTCGACTTCCTGTAAAGGTCGAAATGTTATCTTCCGACCATCCCAAAAGATAGTGTAGACATTGGCTCTTCCTTGCTGCTGGGCATTCACGTCAAACTGCCACGGTCTTCCCAGGATTAAGTGGCATGCATCCATCTCGACAACATCACACAAAATAGAATCCGAGTAATGCTTACCGATCGAAAATGTGAAACGACATCTCTCGGTTACTAGTGTCTCGGTTCCCCGCTTGATCCATCCGATCTTATATGGAGTTGGGTGCTTCTCAGTTTTCAAACCCAACTTTGAAACCATCTCCTTCGACACTACGTTCTCCCCGCTACCACTATCAATAATCACATCACATACTCTTTGGTTGACTGTGCAGCGAGTACGAAAAATCTTGTGCCTTTGAGATTGATCCTCTTGCCTCGGTGTCAAGAGTAAACGTTGAATTACTAAGGATCGGGAAAGTGGGATTCCCTCATCAGCGTCAGCCAACTCCTCTTCTTCATACTCGGGTGTATCAATATCTCCATTCTCGGACCCTCCCTCTGGCTCAGGTTCGATCAAGTTTACCATCTGCCTCCGGGGACATTGATGCGACCTATGTCCCGGTTGGTTGCATTTGAAACATTTGTCTAGATTGGGCCGTGCGTATGGATTGTTGGCTGGTTGTCTCGAGGTGCTTGAACTGCTACTGGCTCCTTTTCCCGTGGAAGTCACTGGTTGACTTGGTGTGACAGTCGGGACTAGAGGTTGTTTTCCCCGACCCTGCGTTGGTCTCGTCGAATCGCTCGGGTTTCGCTCCCAGGTTGTTGCTTTAGGCCTCTCCAGTTGCTTCTCTGCTCGGGTTGCCAAACTAACTGCCTCATTCAAAGTAAAGACAGGATGCATAGAAACCTTATCTTGTATTGCCACACGCAGTCCACCAATAAACCTTGCAACTTGTTGATCCTCTGTCTCCATGAGATCATTCCGAGCAGATAGGCGATAGAAATCATCAACATACGCCTGGATGGTCCGACCTCCTTGTCGacactcttggtattgttggaaTAGCCGTTGCTCAAAGTCCGGTGGTAAAAAACGTGCTTTGAGTAGccgcttcatcttcaaccatgaAGTTACAGGTCCCTTCCCTTGTCGGGCTCGGGAAATCTGTAATTTTTCCCACCAAGCAGAAGCTCCTCCCTTGAACTTGTATGCCACTAACTTCACCTTGCGATCCTCGCGAATACTCATATAATCAAAGAACCTCTCTACTTCCATCAcccaatctaagaaatcttcgaTTTGAAGATGCCCGTTGAATGATGGGAGATCAATCTTCATTCGGTATTCGTGGGATTCCTCCCTACCAAGATCCTGACGTCTGGGTTGCTCTCCATATGCATCCCGGTAGCCAGCGCCGTCATAGACATTCCCCATATGGCCAGCTCTACCGCGCTCATAACCTCTGAAGCCTGTGCCACCACGACCGACTCCTCTACGTAATTCTCCCCTTCGATCTACCTCAATGTCCCGTCCGAATACTCCTTCAGCGAAGTCTTCATCGTCACTAGGATCGTCATAGGCCGGTGGTCGGTTTATGGGTGCAAGTGGTTGATGAGGAATAGGCCTTACTCGGATCCCATCGTCATCATGGGCATCATTGTCCCTGTGATTACGATTAGGACCTATGTGCATGCGCTCTATCATCTCCCGCATCTGGCGCATCTCCTGTCGTATCTCCTGTTGCATCGTTTGCTGGATCTGCTggagctcttggaattcggcTCTCCAAGGAGCCTCCCTGTCACGAGCAGCGTCATTAAGGGAATCgtcaccgttgcgctgattggtcatgatcaggataaagcctgctctgataccaactgacgtagcggaagactaaggtaactaatcaaagagcagcgtctttgattctgcaaggagaagcgtcttcgtcttctacccaaaagataaaacaagcccgcaggctaagaaaaaaataaaactccgcagagtatttgagagagaattctctgatttgattataattcaattgattgagttttacataataggcaagcctatttatagaagagaaatccttggagaaaaagtaaacctacttctagtagagaaagtaaatctaatcttagtaggaaagtaaacataatcctagtagggaaagtaaacataattctaataggaaaagtaaatatactcctagtagggaaaggattaaaagtaaactatttattcttgggggtggggacacacatgtcctacatcaccctaaagttagggatttgaGGAAGATTGATAAAGATTAGATTAACCTAAttttagggtcattcaaatatactctaacacttCATGAGGGTCTTGATTATTAGTAGGGTCTTCATGAGGGTCTTGAGCATCCTGAAGCAAAAGCTAAAGTGGATTCTGAACATCTTTAAACAAGTTCTGGAATATTGACTTAGAAATGGGATGTCTATATGATATAACCTGAAGGATTCCAAGTGGAAAGACATGAAGAAAGAGTCTACAAGTTAAGAGATCCCTATATGGACACATACAGTCTTCTAGACAGTGGTATTGGAAGTTCCACCGGGCAATATTGAAAATAGGATATGAGATGAGAACGTTAGATCACTATGTTTACACATAGAGGTGTCAAGATGAGGTGACAACATAGTCATTATATGTTAATGATATATTGTTAGCTGGTAATTGTCCAAATATGGTGAATGAAGCAAAATTCATTCTCAGGatccaaatttgaaatgaaagacatgGGTAAGGTCACTCATATTCTCTGTATAATAATTTCTAGATATAGAAACTTAGGATTATTGTATTTGGATTGGAAAAATATCTGGATAAAGTGTTCAAAAGGTACAATTGGGAGAATTGTAAAGTTTTGAACATAGTTGTCTACAGAGAGTAGAGTTTAAAAGAGACTATGTGCCCAGGAAATGATGAGAtaacaagaaatgaaaaatgttcCCTATGCCCAGGCTATGAGCATCCTCATGTATGTTGTGACATGAATTAGGCTTGACATTTGTCATGCAGTGGGATAAGCATGTTTCAAATTCAATCCAAGTAGAGTACATTGACAGGTAGTGAAGCAAATGATGTGATATTTGCATGGAACCAAGGAATGAAATTGTGTATTGGGCTAAATGATCTTGACTTTATTGGTTGTAGTGATACAAGTTATGTAGATGATAGAGAATCTATAAGTGAATGCATATTCCTATTTGGTGGAATTGTTGTTTCTTGGTTGAGTAAGAAACAAGATTGTGTTGCAGAATTATAGTTCAATACATTGAATGCAGCACAATGGTAACTAATTTGGACTGAATTTAATGTTTTGtccattgtttaatttttgtataCCTAACAGACCAATAAACATGTTTTGCGGTAACAATTCCACtatcttgtaaataaaaaattgagcaCATAGCTCCAAATACAAACACATTGATGtatcactatattcaagatatagtggacataattgaaattaaagttGACTTTATTTCCTCAATCGAGATGGTGGCTGATAAGCgttgaatgttgcacattcgagccccttaactcgcatatgttaattccttagcattgttatttgtttgattttgtgttgttttagtattttcaagttttaaataaagatgcaattaatttcattgacTTTGGGCTTAAAAACACACTttaagaagacctagaagatatgattagccaatcataatagaggacctatatgatgtggttaagtttaatcaaataaaggaaatgattaaatcgaaatttctctaattagagtcaaaatcggatttgatttaaatttggattctgcacatgtcttagtattttgactataaattttcgctcaaatatcggattaaGGTGACtctagcggcattggaaagctaactaaaaACTCTACAAATCATTGCGAagtaggattttcctaattcggacgtttgctatgccaaaattgttccgcaataaaagaacataaatttggacgaatcctattccaatttgtacttggattgcttcctaatttgaccaTGAGATTGAAGTACGATTTTTCTGAGATTCCTTGGGCTTCCAGGACTTGTttactccctataaataggcctctaaagaTTGTAAACAAACACACTGCTTCCTAGAGCAAAAATCcattggagcttagaagatcatgagtggctaaacccTTTCGTGTGGTGTTGATGTAActctatccaagcacaatggtttgattgtatttaatttctagattttcagtttatgcatgttgtTTGTTTATCTATGAGAAttgttacatttttattatgttcttaattattaaatgtaattgttcttaaattccaaaatcaataattgaaaaattcttctcttgtcttagaaagtattttatacctaggaaaaacgggtcgtaccgcatcttagtggttaggtggacgatccgtgccaaccgaagatagattatgcttattctttaataaggtagtttcttgtttatttataacatacatagaatgaatttctgggattaaatatgattagccattgttgtgtaGATAggggtgaagtcaataccctacactctatctcttattttaaatctcttttattttcatgcactttagttttaaagaaaatcaaatcaaatctctttCTGATTAAGTTAATTGTAATTCTCctaaatttgataacaaaacccctgcggtccttgaggttcgacaccctctctataatTTATcttacaaagattcgtcctatcgCGAGtggctattattattattgatatttttggacacaaaataccacatcaatggCCAATGTTATGACCAAGGGGTTGCCTCTTTTTAAATTCAAAGGGCATGTAGTGGCAATGAGATTAAGAAACACCTAGGTAATAGCTACATGGGTTGGCACATAGTCGGAAGGATCCAAGGATGCCTAGATGAACGATTCTAAGCACTTTTGCATAATTAAGGACATAATTGGGTTATTAAGGGCAAATGACACTGACAAGGTACTGATATTTAATCTCACTGAAATGTAAATTCCACGAAAAGCATTATGCTAAGATCGAGTAACATTTATGCTCTAAGAGTGTAAAAGACACTGATAAGGTGTATCAAGGAAAAACCTTAAGAATAATGGCTTTAAAGGAAGTATTGATCAAAGATTTAATGCAGGTCGACACATGGTTTTATGTATAGCTAAAGTCGTCAATTGTATAATGGATATGGACTATGTTTCCAACAACGGAGAATTGATGTCATTCGTTTAAAAACCATGAAATTGAGTCACCCTTAGTATACTATCAGTGAGAGAACATATGGTAAAGGGTCCGATCAGAAAAGATGACAAAAACGTGTACACGTGGAGTCATGTCATGATCTGATCCCAATTTATAGGTTTTACAGATGAGAGTTGGCATAGGTCAAAATTATTGGTACTCAGGGAATCATGCTTAACTAGAGTTTGTCACCAAATGTTATAGTGTGATCAAGTAACAGATGATAAGATAAGGGTGATAACACCATAATGAGTGTGGTCATCCCCACACCTAGTCATCCCCATGGAAGGTGATACCTCTCATGAAGGTTATCTTGAAAAAAGCAACAATGCAGCTATTCGCCAAGAGTTGCATTTCACTTTATAAATAGAGTGTGGACCAGAATAGTTTAATCACATTGTTGCATTGTTGcatttcttattcttctttctctttgtcCTCCATTAGATTTTCACCCTAACTAAAATAAATCCTTCTATCAATAGATCGTTTAATAATATTTCaactctctcgctctctctctcttgtctaaACAAGTTTAGTTCTAAAAGTTGTCCAAAAAAGGCTATGGGCATACCCTCTCTAGTTGAAGAGATGTCCGAAAACCTAGGACAGATGTGCAGACACGAGTGGTTCTAGGAGAAACTGTGAATCTTTGTTTGCTAATGTTAAGAATATATTAGATATTATGCTGAgattatttacttccttatgtattttaagtttactaggtttacctttctttagtctattaggttacttgtctATCACTTATAACCTCTCTATAAATTGAGGTATCTGTAATCCTTCATATAATATAGTCTTACTACAATGTAGTCCTTATATGCTTTCACTcgctttttctctctcttcttcaattatctctcaattatatttaacatggtataagagccactttcttgtggtCTTCAACTTCCTTGACGTTTTTCGGCAATCTCTCTATTCCGATTATCCAAGCGTCATCGTGCTCTTTGTCTACATTGTCGGTCTCTTCCATGCCTACATCATAGCATAATCTAGAAAACTAATTCCAGAATCAAGCTTGCGAAGTACAGATCTATCGATTTGTGGAAGACCCATCACCACCGGCAACCGCACGCGCCTCTATGTGCCTCCCCAACATTCTGCCTGCGCAACCACGCAACACAACACTCGTCCAATAGCCTCAGTAGTCGTGCCAGAAAACAGATTACACATTAACAACTCCAATTTCGTCTAGATCTTCGCCATCCATGTGCCCACACACGCCACCCGAAAGTACTGCCCTTCTGCCATGCGCCGCCACGTTCGGTTGAGCCGCCTTGTTGCTGGACAGTTCCATAAATCCACCACTGGGCTTCAAAATTCCATCCAGCATGGTACCAACGCACCTCAGACGAACCTCTATGCGCTAGTAGAAGTTTCCGTGCGTGGGCTACACGTTCCCAATGCTGCCACATTGAAGCGCGTGTTATACACACACTAGATTCTTCAATTCCTCTATTTCCTTTGCGTCCACGTGTCACCCAAACACAGTGCCACCTCAGCCCTAGTGACACATCAGCCCTAGTCCTACATGTGCACCTAATCTACCACATCAGCAAATTGTAATGCTTGAATTTGACCTCTTGTTTGACTTTAACTTATGAAATGGTTGATCGTTGACTTTGAACATTGTCAAAATTGACCAGGTGTTTTCTACTCAATTTTTTGTCATGATTTCATAATTTtagtctatttttgcttttggcatctctgtATGGCACAAAATGAGTTTCTTCACCAAGTTAAGGCGTTTGTTTTATCCAATTCAAGTCGGTTCATGCACTGTTCAGTTTGATTCCAAAGCCTTTTTCGGCGCAGTTCAACCCGATTCATTCTTCTTGCGGTGGGCACTCTTGGGGTTAGACCAATCTTTCACCCAATCCATGGGTTTGGGCCGAACAAGCCCATTTCAACCAGCCCACTTATGCCTTGCCAACCGCTGCCATCGCCGATCACTACTGCTTCTCCCTAAGCCATCGATCCATTACTAGTTCAAAATTTTTCGGGTCAGATCTTTCAATGGTCCAAGGGTTTTCTAGAATGATTAGCCCCTTCAACCGGCCATTTTCTCTCAACTCAGCTCAGCCaaccaggcgagacggtccaagtgtttcaggcatgattagccccTTCAACTAGCCCTTTTCTCTCAGCTCAACCGACTAGGCGAGATAGTCCAAGGGTTTCGGGCCACATACGACCCTTTTCTCTCTGCTCAATCAACCTAGCCAACTAGtccattactagtatatggttttcaagtcaaactACCACCAAGTGAAtcaagctccagcttaaatgcatgGCTCAATTCAGTCAATGCCAATCACCGCGGCATAATCAACTATTGCGGTCTCTAGCAACTTTTATGGTGTCACTCCGATAACTCTTCCGACACAAGCAGCTTTTTGGGTGAATTCaactctttctttccttttctttttctcaaactcaagcttacaccttgagtttgagggggggatgttaaaaatatattagatattattctagggttatttacttccttatgtattctaggtttactaggttTACATTTTCTTAGTCTACTAGATTACTGCCTATCACTCATAGCATCTCTACAAATAGAGGTCTATGTAATCCTTCATATAATATAGTATTACTAGAATGTAGTCCTTATGTGCTTctgctctctcttctctctctctctctctcttcttcaatatctctctctaataTATTTAACAGCTAAGAAGTGTGGACATTGTAGCGGATAAGTGCTCGCAACTTGAGAAATGTTGAGAAACCAAGGACAGATGTCTGGACGTGGAAGGCGGTTAGGATTACCAAACCCTAGCTATGTTCCGACACTTTAAGACTTGTTCTGATGCCGCCACTACAGAATCCTATTGCTATTTAAAGATTGCTTTGTCTCAGTctttggtactttttttttacgCACAAAATTTAGAGGCTTCATTGAGAGTATAAATATTGTGTACCAACTACTATTTGTTGTATTTCCGCTACGTGTTTGGGATTAATACTGTGGGTTGTTAGAAACCCTATCTTTGAAATTTAATGCATTTCTCTATATCATttcgtttctttctttttttatttcttttccgttattattattattatttatatttttgttattcttttccaagacatttttgtaaaattatttttgaaattaaattataatgtaGTCTCTGGGAAGAAGCGTGAAAATTGGCAAATGAATAGTTAAATTCAAAGCTAAAATAACTTTCTTGAGGCCAAATATTCCACTGACAACAATATGCATCACCACTAATGAAATGATTATTAAATAAtgcactaaaaataataatattgttaaccaaaatttaacatttaaaatggTTTTCGGGTTGCTAACATTGTTAAATAGGCCAAAATTTTTAACGGTTTCTTACTTAGTTGCATATACATTCAATAGTTGTGAAATAATTGAAGTAACAATGGTTAAAAAAAGTCGGTTGAAAAATAAccaaattttgatatgtaaaatGGTTTTAGGGTAGCTAAATTTGTCACAACTGGCATTTTATGACTCGTATTAAGTTTTTTGTTTAGTGTTGGTTTAATTCGGTCCACAAAATCGTTACCATAGGGCAAAAATCAATAggtgtttgaatttaatgaattccTCTATAACCctaattttctttcctttttttccttttcattattattatttatatttttttctaagtcATTTtcgtaaaaatatttttagaattaaattataatgaaaaaccCTCGCATAGCTCGGGTTATAGGATAGTATGTACAAACCAAATAAGTCTTGATGGAAAATTTAAGATAAATACCAATCAATTGTCTTCCTTTACCTTCCGTCTTCAAGATCACTTGAACCTcttccaattttcttttctttttgtttgtcttgCATCTTCTGCTGAAAAAGTCTACATTCATTTGGCCGAAAAAGAAATCTAGAATTGTAAGTTGAGTGGAATATATCAACAAAAAGCCTGAGATGTAGTCCAACAAACGAAATAATTGGGATACCAACTGAAATGACTACTGCAAACGAAGCCCAAGCCCTTACTCTTGTATACACTAGAAAGCAAGTTGCGCTGAAGGCTACCATCATGCCCACCATGGAGAAGAAGAGTGTGGCAAATCCAAGCATCAACTTTGAAGGTAATGACGTTAAGAACTCCTCTTCTGTGTAACGTGACGTGAGAATTGACAAGAAAATTGCTATTGAGGTGGAAGAGGAACACAACGCTATTGCATCTGATATGAAAAATACCATTAACCAGTTACTTCTAAAGAAAAGAGGAGTTCCTGTTGTTTGATCGTTGCCACCTGGTACAGTGAAGGCCGCAGCAAAAATCATAGTAGCAATCAATGTTGCCACGAGCATGCAATAATTTGATGTTTCCCTCATCCACTTTTCACCATCTTTTCTCAAATCTGAATGCTCCATTGTAAATACTTGCTtaggtgttttgttttgtgaattcAAGCCGTTTAGGCATGACCGTGGCACAATCTTTTCTATCCCCTACAGTTGACCAGGTATAAATTGACAAGAGTTGAAGCATTATATATGCAattagaagggaaaaaaaaaaattaattttattgctCACCTTAAACCACAACAACTCTCGTTGCATTTGAAGGGCTGCTCCTGATACGATATTTAGTCGATGTAAAGGAGCCAATTGTCCAGCTAAATGCAACATGTTGTCTTTGGTTATTGAATTTGCATAGGATGCAAGGCTATCCTTGTTACCACCTATctcatatattagattgaacACACTCTCATGACAACATGAAACAGCAATGTGAAATATGCTCATTTGAGTTTTGTCTAGTTGCCATAAAAGGTCAGGATAAGAGTTTGCAAGTTCAATTAGAAATTCAACATTTCCAATTTTTGCtgcttcaaaaattaaagtcaCATCATAGCGATCCCAGTTTGGTAAGAACTGTTTCCTTGGAATTTGAACCATTTTCCAAAGGTCATCAACTAATTGATGATGGTTGTCTCTTGTCTTTGTCAAATCTTTGTTATAGACCCCTTTGAACCCTATGGTTGAGAAAAAGAATCTATTCAGAAATCATAGGTGAATTggtaataaagaaatattaaatatatttaattattttaccattttccataataagaaattatattgaaatctttataaaatgaaaatgcagAGATGACTAAAGCAATCGATGCGGCTAGTCATGTCCTAATTACTGACTTCTTAAGATATGCTAGCTTTAAATCTCTTCTATCTTTTGAATTTAAGTAAAAATGCCAgcttttttcctaaaaaagaaaagaaaaaatgctacCCCCATGTCCTTGTGTGTGTATAAAGGAAATAGTTACAAGTATATTATAATAGATTGAGacttataaaatagaaaataatttccCTCATAGAATTTTCCTTAGTTTAGGAGTAGATCATATCATCTAAAGAtttgatgaaatcaaataagagCATTTCCCTATGCCAAGGTGATCCAGTTGTGATTAATGTAATAAAAGAGCTGCTTGGAAAtgttgtgtgtgtatatatatatccctgCAAATAAAGAAGTCTGGATGGAGGCAAACATACAGGAATTTAAGCAACTTTTCCAGTATGATGGTCGGCTTTCGCTGCCAATTGCAAAAGGTTTCTTTGCCAACTCTTCCAAAGCTTTCCACCCATATGGGCTACCTTTATAGTCGGTAGTTGCTAATTCTGCATCCATTCCCAGAATTTTCAGCGCTATATCTGTCCATAACAACGGCACATTAGTTTAATCATTGTCAAAAGGTTAATTAAGAAATCCTTATAGTATGGTAGCTAATATGTTTCTAGTGAGACATAGGGCTTACCATACATATCATTGCAAATAGTATAATGAAAGAGCTTAATGCGTTCCTCACGAgtcaacttttcaaaaaaactaTCAGAGAATAGATGCGAGACCAAGTTTGTCTGTCCTAGATAAGCTGCAACATGGAGtgccatttcttcttcttcattacGGACGAATGGcagttctttgttttttcgcACTAGCTGTTCAGCAATATCGACGTTCCCTGATTGAGCAGCAGAGTGAAGGGCCGTATATCCATAACTGGTTTGCATTATTGCCACGTCCTCCGGAGTCATCCCTAATTCCAAAGACAACAATCCTTCTATAAAAGTGGTGTGTTGTGCAGCCGCCGCAATGTGAAGTACTGTCGATTTTTCTCTAGTTATGGGAGCTTGAACATACTCTGGGTTTTCCTCAAGAAAAGTCTTAGCAGCCGGCCAATCACCTCTTATGGCAGCTCGAAGGAGGGGAGCACCAGTGGTACGCTTTTCATGTAATATTATTTCGCCtggaaattttttatgttttatttagaaaaagaaaaagaaaaaactcaagTGTATTAATTTCAACTTGTGGAGAAAAATCATGCCACTTGGATGCATGCTAAGATGTTGGATGAACTAATTTATCCCATGACCATACGTATGTGCAGCAAGTgaaattttgtcttctttcttctgttttttcctTTGTAATTGTTCGTTTGCttcattatttgttattattgttttggcGTACAGAAGGTGACACTTTGGCCTAACATAAATCAGAAATGGTGCATGCAGATATATGCAGAAGGTGTGTTTAACAGAAGATTCACATGCAATGCAGTTTTTGCAAGATGTATAAACGCATTCGCATCACTTTTCCGTCACCTGTTATgaccaaagagagagagtgacacTTACCCGCATCAGTTTCACTTTCAAGATCTTCACTTTGGCTTGGGGACTTTCCTTGTGATGTCCCAGCTGAATTATTGCCTGCTGGAGATATTTCAGAACTTGTCATACTCGAGTGATGATTAGGAGCGGCTCCTTGATGGACTGCATTATCATGAGAAGACGATGTTTTAGAAGGAACGttttataagcttaaaaaattatataattaacttTTTGGCTCTTGGAATGTAAGGCACGTCTATGAtaagaattaaataaaaagtaaagaagGGAGCTTGttaaatatgtgtttttatgagttttgttaatttttttttaaacatggtATAAACGCATTCGCAACACTTTTCCCTAGCTAAGATAAGTCGAAAATAACTCAGTCACCTGTTATgaccaaagagagagagtgacacTTACCTTCAAGATCTTCACTTGGGATTGGGGACTTTCCTTTTGATGTCCCAGCTGAATTATTGCTTGCTGGAGATATTTCAGTACTTGACACACATGAGATATTAGAAGACGATGTTTTAGGAGGAAGAGTAGAGCTGTAAGACGAACCTGTTGCTGGAGATATTTCAGTACTTGACACACTTGAGATATTAGAAGACGATGTTTTAGGAGGAGTAGAGCTGTAGGACGAACCTGTTGCTGGAGATATTTCAATACTTGACACACTTGAGATATTTGAAGACGATGTTTTAGGAGGAGTAGATATGTAGGACGAACCTGTTGCTGGAGATATTTCAGTACTTGCACCgtcttccatttttttgtttttttgctggTTTCGTAAAAATAATTCTGATAGAAAATTGAGATATGAACATTTTTAGATAAGTTATGTATTGAGATATCAACAAGTTAAAGAtttagagggagagagaatgaTTGAAGAGTAAATACAGTATGgaattcttttccatttttcttgcTCATTTCATGTTTTCTTCCTTGAACTTACACAACCTAAACTCATAGATACGTAAGTACAAATTTAAGTTTAGAGGCCGGGCTggatttaaattttctttttaagaggacaaagtagaaaaagaaaaaaataaatactggTTTAAGTACAAATT
Coding sequences within it:
- the LOC132169317 gene encoding ankyrin repeat-containing protein NPR4-like gives rise to the protein MEDGASTEISPATGSSYISTPPKTSSSNISSVSSIEISPATGSSYSSTPPKTSSSNISSVSSTEISPATGSSYSSTLPPKTSSSNISCVSSTEISPASNNSAGTSKGKSPIPSEDLEVHQGAAPNHHSSMTSSEISPAGNNSAGTSQGKSPSQSEDLESETDAGEIILHEKRTTGAPLLRAAIRGDWPAAKTFLEENPEYVQAPITREKSTVLHIAAAAQHTTFIEGLLSLELGMTPEDVAIMQTSYGYTALHSAAQSGNVDIAEQLVRKNKELPFVRNEEEEMALHVAAYLGQTNLVSHLFSDSFFEKLTREERIKLFHYTICNDMYDIALKILGMDAELATTDYKGSPYGWKALEELAKKPFAIGSESRPSYWKSCLNSWFKGVYNKDLTKTRDNHHQLVDDLWKMVQIPRKQFLPNWDRYDVTLIFEAAKIGNVEFLIELANSYPDLLWQLDKTQMSIFHIAVSCCHESVFNLIYEIGGNKDSLASYANSITKDNMLHLAGQLAPLHRLNIVSGAALQMQRELLWFKGIEKIVPRSCLNGLNSQNKTPKQVFTMEHSDLRKDGEKWMRETSNYCMLVATLIATMIFAAAFTVPGGNDQTTGTPLFFRSNWLMVFFISDAIALCSSSTSIAIFLSILTSRYTEEEFLTSLPSKLMLGFATLFFSMVGMMVAFSATCFLVYTRVRAWASFAVVISVGIPIISFVGLHLRLFVDIFHSTYNSRFLFRPNECRLFQQKMQDKQKEKKIGRGSSDLEDGR